In Clostridium thermosuccinogenes, the genomic stretch CAAAATAACAATATTGCATCATTTATATTTGGAGATAAATCTCCTAATTCACTTTTTATTTCCTTAATCCATAAATCTAATGTGTCTTTATATCCGCCATCATGTATCTTCGCATTGAAGAGAAAAATTTCTGGAACAAAATCATCATTATATTGAAAGTCTCCATATTCACAAATTGATGCAACTGCTGTTCCATGTCCGTTATAGTCATTTGAATTGTCTATATAATCATCAGAACAATAAAATGTCTTAGAATCGCCAATTACTCCTCTAAACAATGGATGTTGCATAAAAATGCCACTATCAATAACACATATAGAACTTGACTTGCCTGGTTTTAAGTTACTAGTGTCAAAGTTTATATCATCTATAGACATTTCTTTTACTTCTTTAATCTTTTGATATTGAATATAAAACTTTGGTATATTCTCTACTTTATAAATAAGGGGATGCTCTAATATCTTCTCTAATATATCATTATTTAATTGAACCCTTGCTACTACAACGGATTCCCCAACATAAGTATCACAAGTCCTTGCACCGTTCGCAGATATAAAATTTTTAAACTCTTCCATTTTCTCTTTAGACTTGTCTACTGTATCAAAAACCCACAAATAACAATCTATGTAGTCTCCATTATTTAAATCTTCTAATATGACATTATCTCCTACTCTATCTTCTCTTGACCATCCACTTATACTTTTTATAATAGAGAACAAATCTTCATGTTGTATTTTAGTTTTAGCAATTATTCCTTTTTTGTAATTTTCTAATGCCTCCTTAAAATTAGCAAGTTTCAAGTCATCTGAGAATAACACTTGTATCTCTTTAGTTTCTTTGTTTATAATTTTAACGCCAAAATATTCTAACTTATCTTCATCTTTCTCTTGTAAAGTATATCCTGGTTCTAATTCTAATTTCATCACTAAGTAGGGCTGAAATTCAAACTTTTCACTTTTATCCAAAGTGTTTTTAATTTGAGAATCTAATGCGTTCTTAAGAAAGTCTGCTTGTTCAACATTATACTTTGTAGGCGGTGGAGGCCCATATCCACGTTTCTTTTTTCTTTCCCTATCTTCAATATTTACCTTAGTAAATCTTATATGATCCATTTTTCATCACCCTATTACAACAATTCATAACAATCAATTAACCCATTGATTTTTTTATCAATTCCCGTCTATCTCTTTCTTTTAGGATTATTTTTTCAAATAATGAATCATTAATTTTGTCCAAACCATCTAATACCATTTTTTTAATAGACTCATAACATATTCTTTCTATATCGGCATATGATAATCCAACTAGATTATTTAAATGACGTTCAATATTCAACTCTTTATGATAATAATTTCTAAGTTTTAATCTAATAAATTTCTCAATATCATCCTCTTTAGGCATACCAAAATATATTACTTCATCAAATCTTCTCCAAAGTGCTTTGTCAATTATAGTTTCGTAGTTAGTTGCAGCAATTACCATAGTGTTCTTAGAAAAATTATCCAATAACTGTAAAAAACTATTTACAACTCTTTTTAGTTCTCCATGTTCTGAATCAATTGATCTACTTTTACCTATTGAATCAAATTCATCGAAAAATAACACCCATTCTCCTTCTTTGGCAAAATCAAATACCTTTCTTAAATTAGTTGCAGTTTCACCTAAATATGATGATATAATACTATCAAATCTAGTATATAACAGCGGTAACTGTAATTCATTTGCTATTGACTCTGCTGTAACAGTTTTGCCGCATC encodes the following:
- a CDS encoding AAA family ATPase, with the translated sequence MASGENLEKLFKAFKENNQVEFSKVAYDIIEEEKKKNHYLLADKLSRILFDDNCTLSIYKSRNINNRQLPTDKETGFQLLEMKFSKVLLDDIILTSDNKEKIKDIILEFKQKELLQTYKLNPKTKILFCGPPGCGKTVTAESIANELQLPLLYTRFDSIISSYLGETATNLRKVFDFAKEGEWVLFFDEFDSIGKSRSIDSEHGELKRVVNSFLQLLDNFSKNTMVIAATNYETIIDKALWRRFDEVIYFGMPKEDDIEKFIRLKLRNYYHKELNIERHLNNLVGLSYADIERICYESIKKMVLDGLDKINDSLFEKIILKERDRRELIKKSMG